CAAGCACTCTCTATTATCAGTACGCTCCTGGTACCTATATTATTGACCTGCTTAACTATTATTTAAGAAAAAATAGTCAAATCTAGGGTTGGATTCTATCTCAGAACGTGTTAAAATTCACATAATGGGACTTGATACAAATTGTATCGTACTGGAGGTGTGCGACCAATGCCCTATCACTATTTTACAGAAATTTGGACACCGCTGCGCCTAATAGGAGTGAAGCTGCTTCGGGATTCAGATGGTAAGTATTGGGTCAAAATATGGGGTTTTACACGTCGCAAGCTTTAGTGTGGACGGTGTGATACAATTGGTATCCAAAAAGAGAGGGGAAGCGCCATGGAGATCAGAAGCTCGAGAGTACGAAATAACGTGCGGGCGATGACTGTAATTGACAAGCCGTATTATATGAACTACGAGGTCCATAAGAAAGCTAGTCCGGATGATGAAGAGCCGTTCTATGTGGGGTATGACCATGGTATGGATATACTATGCGGCTCTTGTCAATGGTTGATGACCAAAAATGTCAATCTCATGGACCTTCCCGTTCTCGCTGTCTACGAGTGCCCGAAGTGCGGACAGCTGAACCGGCTGTAGAGGTTCATAATATAGAGCTTACGGTTACTTCACGAGCTCCGATCGAACGAGCGACAGGAATTGCTTCGTCTCTTCGGCAGATAATGCTCTTCCCTGAAACGTAAGCTTGAACTGCTGCATGATCTGATAGTCTGAGTTGAATAGGCTTTGCACGAAGGAGCGAACATCTTCGTCAAGGATGGTGGTCGGGGCTAGTGTGAGGCCACGTATATAGTCTTCGGATACCTCAAGCGCGATGGCCAGCTGTCGCAGCTGCTGATCATCAGGGACTATTGTACCTTCTTCAATCCACTCGATTAGGTCTAATGCCATTCCGCACCTGCTTGCGAGCTCCTGCTCGCTCCATTCCAGGCTTAGTCTTGTCGCTGTGATTCGGCGTCCGACATGCTTCAACGTGTTACACCTCTGATTCTCTGTATAATATACAATATAATACGATTGTTCGCTGCAGCGAACACTTCACGATTATACAACATGTAGCATAGTATGTGAAGATAAGCTTTCTATGGAAAAGGTTTACATAGGAATAATTAACTAAATCTAAAAAATTATTTAGAAACGAAAATATGGATAATAATAACTATCGAAACGAAAAGGTTTTACCGATAAACTTAAACATATGGATAGAAGGCTCTCACACACGGAAGTGGATGGATCAAAGTCTAAATAGACGAATGGAGAGAGAGAACTTTGATGGAGAGAACCATTACAATAGAAGTCGAGCGCATTCTGCGACAATTGGGTATAGTGTCCATGCAGACGATGAACGCTTCGGATGCGGTTCAGCCTGCTGCATACGCTTCGGATGCGACCTCTGAGCAATCCGCCACCAGACGCTTGTCGCATCAACCTGACTTAGAACGCACATAATATACGCTGCCGAGCGGCCATATATACATTTCATGAAAACTACACTTGAATCCGTATGGTATCCTTTGCTATCATAACCATATCAATTGAGGAAACGAAGGTGTGATTCCTGTGTCCAAGCGCGCATATAATTTCAACGCCGGTCCGGCTGCACTGCCCCTAGAGGTACTGCAGCGTGCTCAAGAGGAGCTGGTCGAGTACCAAGGTATCGGCATGTCGATTATGGAAATTTCTCATCGCAGCTCGCAGTACGAGAAGCTGAACGAGGAGACGCAGGTGCTGCTGAAGGAGCTGTTCGCGATTCCGGACGGCTACAAGGTGATGTTCCTGCAGGGAGGCGCGAGCACCCAGTTCGCAATGATCCCGATGAACCTGCTGAAGGAAGGGAAGACCGCGCACTACGTGCATACCGGCTCCTGGGCTGATAAGGCGATCAAGGAAGCGAAGCTGTTCGGCGCTACAGCCGTTGCGGCATCGTCAGAAGAGGACAAGTTCACCCGTATGCCAGACCTGTCGGGTCTTGCTCTAGGCGAGGATGCTGCTTATCTTCACCTGACGTCGAATGAGACGATCGAGGGCACACAGTTCCAGACGTATCCGGACACAGGCTCGGTGCCGTTGATCGGAGATATGTCAAGCGACATCTTGTCCCGCCCTGTTAACGTGGCGCAGTTCGGCATGATCTATGCGGGTGCGCAGAAGAATCTCGGTCCATCTGGCGTGACGCTCGTCATTATGCGCGAGGACCTGCTGCAGGATGCGCCTAAGGGTGTAGCGACGATGCTCCGCTACGATACACATGTGAAGAACAATTCCCTGTACAATACGCCTCCAGTGTACTCGGTCTATATGATGAACCTGGTGCTGCACTGGATCAAGGATCATGGCGGTCTCGCCGCTATGGAGCAGCGTAACAAGGAGAAGACGGACCTGATCTACCAGGCGATCGATTCGAGCGATGGCTTCTACCGCGGTGTCGTACAGGCGCCGTACCGTTCGCGCATGAACATTACGTTCCGCCTTGGTACGGAGGAGCTGGAGAAGGCATTCGTGAAGGAGTCCGAGCAGAACGGCTTCGTCGGTCTGAAGGGACACCGCAGCGTTGGCGGATTGCGCGCATCGACGTATAATGCCGTGCCGCACGAGTCCTGCAAGGCGCTGGCGGATTTCATGAACGACTTCCGCAGCCGGAACCAGTAACAGGCGCGTCAAGTGCGCATGCTAGCCCAAGAGCAGTAGCTTGCTACAGACCGT
Above is a genomic segment from Paenibacillus sp. YYML68 containing:
- a CDS encoding helix-turn-helix domain-containing protein translates to MKHVGRRITATRLSLEWSEQELASRCGMALDLIEWIEEGTIVPDDQQLRQLAIALEVSEDYIRGLTLAPTTILDEDVRSFVQSLFNSDYQIMQQFKLTFQGRALSAEETKQFLSLVRSELVK
- the serC gene encoding 3-phosphoserine/phosphohydroxythreonine transaminase — protein: MSKRAYNFNAGPAALPLEVLQRAQEELVEYQGIGMSIMEISHRSSQYEKLNEETQVLLKELFAIPDGYKVMFLQGGASTQFAMIPMNLLKEGKTAHYVHTGSWADKAIKEAKLFGATAVAASSEEDKFTRMPDLSGLALGEDAAYLHLTSNETIEGTQFQTYPDTGSVPLIGDMSSDILSRPVNVAQFGMIYAGAQKNLGPSGVTLVIMREDLLQDAPKGVATMLRYDTHVKNNSLYNTPPVYSVYMMNLVLHWIKDHGGLAAMEQRNKEKTDLIYQAIDSSDGFYRGVVQAPYRSRMNITFRLGTEELEKAFVKESEQNGFVGLKGHRSVGGLRASTYNAVPHESCKALADFMNDFRSRNQ